One window from the genome of Haladaptatus paucihalophilus DX253 encodes:
- a CDS encoding CNNM domain-containing protein, with the protein MVDLLTVLHLLGGVFLLLMNAYFVVTEFAMTRVRQFDESEFEDSKGLQRAWDMTDRLEIYLSGCQVGITIASVGLGVVAEPAVVAVFHPVIEAVGLGGGSTEALSAILALAVINLLHVIVGEQAPTYLGIERTKFAARYGSGILYWWTKLMSPVIILADKTAKSLLSLFGVEIERSWTEAEESDGDERKIVSRADLHREMGDVLSAVEGLPEEREEEILAALQIERVPVRDIVIPREDIVALSTDDPIEENVERMEKNPLVRFPLIDGSLDEFRGIVYAPTVIERYDELTSGEVSLTDIAHDPMTVAGDTSVADAIDLFQAQNQELALVLDGQDVIGLVTATDAFEAVLGELEDPMDREMTA; encoded by the coding sequence ATGGTAGATTTGCTCACCGTACTCCATCTCCTCGGTGGCGTATTCCTCCTGCTGATGAACGCCTACTTCGTCGTCACCGAGTTCGCCATGACGCGGGTGCGACAGTTCGACGAGTCTGAGTTCGAGGATTCGAAGGGATTGCAGCGCGCGTGGGACATGACCGACCGCCTCGAAATCTATCTCTCCGGGTGCCAAGTCGGCATCACCATCGCCAGCGTCGGATTGGGTGTGGTCGCCGAACCAGCGGTGGTGGCGGTGTTCCATCCGGTCATCGAAGCCGTCGGTCTCGGGGGCGGCTCCACCGAAGCGCTCTCGGCGATTCTCGCACTCGCCGTCATCAACCTCCTGCACGTCATCGTCGGGGAGCAAGCGCCGACGTACCTGGGCATCGAGCGAACGAAGTTCGCGGCCCGATACGGGTCGGGCATCCTCTACTGGTGGACGAAACTGATGTCGCCGGTCATCATCCTCGCTGACAAGACCGCCAAGAGCCTCCTCTCCCTGTTCGGCGTTGAAATCGAACGCTCGTGGACGGAAGCCGAGGAATCGGACGGCGACGAGCGGAAAATCGTCAGCCGCGCTGACCTCCACCGCGAGATGGGCGACGTTCTCAGCGCGGTCGAGGGTCTCCCGGAGGAACGCGAAGAGGAGATTCTGGCCGCGCTTCAAATCGAGCGCGTCCCGGTTCGTGACATCGTGATTCCGCGGGAGGACATCGTGGCCCTCTCGACCGACGACCCCATCGAGGAGAACGTCGAACGGATGGAGAAGAACCCGCTCGTCCGCTTTCCGCTCATCGACGGGTCGCTGGACGAGTTTCGGGGAATCGTCTACGCGCCGACCGTCATCGAACGGTACGACGAACTCACCTCGGGGGAGGTCTCGCTGACCGACATCGCACACGACCCGATGACGGTCGCGGGCGATACGAGCGTCGCGGACGCCATCGACCTGTTTCAGGCGCAAAACCAGGAACTCGCACTGGTGTTGGACGGGCAGGACGTCATCGGGTTGGTGACGGCGACGGACGCGTTCGAAGCCGTCCTCGGGGAGTTGGAGGACCCGATGGACAGGGAGATGACCGCCTGA